Proteins encoded by one window of Streptomyces sp. NBC_01477:
- a CDS encoding acyl-CoA thioesterase has translation MARHIFRCPLRWADMDAFGHVNNVTFLRYLEEARIDFMFRLAPGEGSASFTGGSVVARHEIDYLRPLVHRHEPVDVETWVTDISAASMTVRYEVKDEQTVYARASTVVVPYNLAAARPRRITAEERSFLEMYRDDGAVAV, from the coding sequence ATGGCACGGCACATCTTCCGCTGCCCACTGCGCTGGGCGGACATGGACGCCTTCGGCCATGTCAACAACGTGACCTTCCTGCGGTATCTGGAAGAGGCCAGGATCGACTTCATGTTCCGCCTGGCGCCGGGCGAGGGGAGCGCGTCGTTCACCGGCGGCTCGGTCGTGGCGCGGCACGAGATCGACTATCTGCGGCCGCTGGTCCACCGGCACGAGCCGGTGGACGTCGAGACGTGGGTGACCGACATCTCGGCGGCGTCCATGACGGTCCGCTACGAGGTCAAGGACGAGCAGACGGTCTACGCCCGGGCCTCGACCGTCGTGGTGCCGTACAACCTGGCCGCGGCCAGGCCGCGGCGGATCACGGCCGAGGAGCGGTCCTTCCTGGAGATGTACCGCGACGACGGAGCCGTCGCCGTATGA